A region from the Prionailurus viverrinus isolate Anna chromosome E2, UM_Priviv_1.0, whole genome shotgun sequence genome encodes:
- the LOC125153783 gene encoding vomeronasal type-1 receptor 4 yields MIVVHNIKENMYDRLTSGHLTVGIIFLSQTTVGIVGNFVLLYHYVSVYHTERRLRFTRLILMHLTIANSLVILSEGVPQILAALGLKSFFTTFACKLFLYVQRVGRGLSISSTCLLSVFQTITISPMNSCWKDLKVKAPKYVGFSIFLCWNHYAFINLVFPLYVLYMPSQWSTKNITQEGDLGYCITIHQEAVTVLLYAVLIVVPEVLFSVLMIWASGSMVFLLHRHKQRVQHIHSTNVSPRSSAESRATQSILVLVSTFVSFHSLSSIFHVSVAYTDNPSLWLVNTAVVISVCFPTVCPFFIMSRDYTLPRRCFSWIQNTKFCSVTGDI; encoded by the coding sequence ATGATTGTTGTTCataatataaaggaaaacatgTATGACAGATTAACTTCAGGGCATTTGACAGTAGGAATAATCTTCTTGTCACAGACGACAGTTGGAATTGTGGGCAATTTCGTTCTTCTTTATCATTATGTGTCCGTTTACCACACTGAACGCAGGCTGAGGTTCACCCGTTTGATTCTCATGCACTTGACTATAGCCAACTCCTTGGTCATTCTCTCTGAAGGAGTCCCCCAGATATTGGCAGCTTTGGGATTGAAATCTTTTTTCACTACATTTGCATGCAAACTTTTTTTGTACGTTCAGAGAGTGGGCAGGGGGTTGTCCATTAGCAGCACCTGCCTCTTGAGTGTCTTCCAGACCATCACGATCAGCCCAATGAACTCCTGTTGGAAGGATCTTAAAGTCAAGGCCCCAAAATATGTTGGCTTCTCCATTTTCCTCTGCTGGAATCATTACGCATTTATAAATTTAGTGTTTCCTCTGTATGTGTTATATATGCCTAGCCAATGGAGCACCAAAAACATCACACAGGAAGGAGATTTGGGGTACTGTATTACTATCCATCAGGAGGCAGTGACAGTCCTACTCTATGCAGTGTTGATAGTAGTCCCtgaggttttattttctgttctcatGATCTGGGCCAGTGGCTCCATGGTCTTCCTCCTGCACAGGCACAAGCAGCGGGTCCAGCACATTCACAGCACTAATGTCTCCCCCAGATCCTCTGCTGAGTCCAGAGCCACTCAGAGCATCCTTGTCCTGGTGAGCACCTTTGTGTCTTTCCACTCCCTCTCCTCCATCTTTCATGTTAGTGTTGCTTATACTGATAATCCCAGTTTGTGGCTGGTGAACACCGCTGTGGTGATCTCTGTGTGTTTTCCAACTGTCTGCCCCTTTTTCATTATGAGCCGAGACTATACTCTCCCCAGACGCTGCTTTTCCTGGatacaaaacacaaaattctgTAGTGTTACTGGGGATATATAA
- the LOC125153796 gene encoding vomeronasal type-1 receptor 4 produces the protein MVKWDLAIGLIFLTQTTVGILGNFSLLCHYIILSFTEYRWRSTDFIHKHLIVANFLALLCKGVPQTVAAFGRKHFLSDIGCKLLLFLHRVGRGVSIGSICILSVYQAITISPGNSRWAELKVKAPKYIFPSIFLCWVLQMLVNIIFPIYLTSTLNDKNTTNKKDFGYCSSVRHDKTSDSLYGLLLSFPDVLCLGLMLWASSSMVFILYRHKQRVQHIRGTNASSASSPESRATKTILLLVSTFVYFYTLSSIFQLVMSLFDNPSLILVNVTAVVSVCFPTVSPFLLMSHNSKVPKLPKVPRLCFSWRRNIRPPCLMKNM, from the coding sequence ATGGTCAAATGGGATCTGGCCATCGGTCTGATCTTCTTAACACAGACTACCGTTGGAATCCTGGGCAATTTCTCACTTCTTTGTCATTATATCATCCTTTCCTTCACTGAGTACAGGTGGAGGTCCACAGATTTCATTCATAAGCACCTGATTGTAGCCAACTTCTTAGCCCTACTCTGTAAAGGAGTCCCCCAGACCGTGGCAGCATTTGGGCGGAAACATTTCCTCAGTGACATTGGATGCaaacttcttctctttcttcacagagtggggaggggagtgtcCATTGGTAGTATCTGCATCTTGAGCGTCTACCAGGCCATCACCATCAGCCCTGGGAACTCCAGGTGGGCAGAGCTTAAAGttaaagcacccaaatacatttTCCCCTCTATTTTCCTGTGTTGGGTCCTGCAAATGCTGGTGAATATCATTTTTCCTATCTACTTAACGAGCACATTGAATGATAAGAACAccacaaacaaaaaagattttggatactgttCTTCGGTTCGTCATGACAAAACTAGCGACTCACTGTATGGACTGTTGTTATCATTCCCTGATGTGTTATGTCTGGGGCTCATGCTCTGGGCCAGCAGCTCCATGGTTTTCATCCTGTACAGGCACAAGCAGCGAGTCCAACATATTCGAGGAAccaatgcttcttctgcatcctcCCCGGAGTCCAGAGCCACCAAAACTATCCTTCTTCTGGTGAGCACCTTTGTCTATTTTTACACCCTCTCCTCCATCTTTCAACTTGTTATGAGTCTTTTTGATAATCCCAGCTTGATCCTCGTGAATGTCACTGCAGTCGTGTCTGTGTGTTTCCCAACTGTCAGCCCCTTTCTGCTCATGAGCCACAACTCCAAGGTACCCAAGTTACCCAAGGTACCCAGGCTCTGCTTTTCCTGGAGAAGGAATATAAGACCTCCTTGtcttatgaaaaatatgtag